One region of Triticum aestivum cultivar Chinese Spring chromosome 6B, IWGSC CS RefSeq v2.1, whole genome shotgun sequence genomic DNA includes:
- the LOC123135137 gene encoding uncharacterized protein: MVDGVSVVKQAHDLTSIVSELAQFDVNVNAKFVVGGIIAKLPPSWRDFATTLKHKREAMRVDDLIAHLDVEEKARAKDTPSMANDGTSNANFVQKSGAKYKGKQQNPKAKNTTNFKKKKEGIICYVCGEPGHKANKCHNRKGKKGGQQNGQNTVNVVVSEPSTAGLQAVPPS; encoded by the exons ATGGTGGACGGCGTCTCCGTCGTCAAGCAAGCTCATGATCTTACATCTATTGTGAGTGAGTTGGCTCAGTTTGATGTGAACGTCAATGCCAAGTTTGTGGTGGGGGGCATCATTGCCAAACTCCCTCCTTCATGGAGAGATTTTGCCACCACGCTTAAGCACAAGAGGGAGGCAATGAGGGTTGATGACCTGATTGCTCACCTTGATGTGGAAGAGAAGGCACGTGCTAAAGACACACCTTCCATGGCAAATGACGGCACCTCAAACGCCAACTTTGTGCAGAAATCTGGTGCTAAGTACAAGGGGAAACAACAGAATCCAAAGGCCAAGAATACAACCAACtttaagaagaagaaggaaggcatAATCTGCTATGTGTGTGGTGAGCCTGGCCACAAGGCCAATAAATGCCACAATAGGAAGGGCAAGAAGGGTGGGCAGCAGAACGGACAGAACACTGTCAACGTGGTTGTTAGCGAGCCTAGTACTGCGGG GCTACAAGCGGTTCCCCCATCTTGA